GCTCACCGGAACACCCCGGCCATGGCCGCGCTGGACGACGGTCTCACCGGCGTAGCCGGGAAGACCGGCACGACAGGGCAGACCGGCGTGGCCCGCAGCTCCGGCATGGCGGAACGGGCAAGCGACACCCTCGCAGGCATCGGCACACCCGTCGGCACGCCGAGCGACTCGCTGCCGGTCGTCGGCAGTGTGCCGAATCCGCTGTCGAACCCTCACTCGCTCGGACTCTGAACGGGCTTCGTCAACCGGGTGGGCCCCGGAACCGCACTCCGGGGCCCGCCCGCTCGCTCGACACCGTTCCCGCCTCAGGCGGCCACTGCGGTGACCACCTCGGCGTCCGGTTCACCGGTATCGAAGGCCTCGCCCGCTCGGGCCTTGGCCACGAGTGATTCCGGCGGCTCGAAACGGTCACCGTAGCGAGCGGCGAGTTCCCGCGCACGCTCGACGAAACCGGCCAGACCTCCCGGATAGCCGTTCATGTACTGCACGACTCCGCCGGACCACGCGGGGAAACCGATTCCGAAGATCGACCCGATGTTGACGTCGGGCACCGACTCCACCACTCCCTCGTCGAAGCAGCGAACGGTCTCGAGCGCCTCGATGAACAGCATCCGCTCCTGGAGGTCGGTGAGGTCGACCTCGCCGGGGTCGCGACTACCGGCACCGAAATGCTCCTGCAGGCCCGGCCACAAGCCCGTGCGCTCGCCATCGGCATAGTCGTAGAAACCGGCACCGCTGGAGCGGCCCTTACGGTCGAACTCGTCGACCATTCGATCCAGCACCGGGTCGGCCGGATGCGGTGTCCATTTCCCACCCGCGGCTTCGACGGCCTGCCTCGTTTCTTCCCGGATTTTCCGGGGAAGGGTGAGCGTGAGCTCGTCGTAGAGCTGCAGAACGGGCGCGGGGAAACCGGCCTGCGAGGAAGCCTGCTCGATCGATGCGGGGGCCACTCCTTCGGTCAGCATCGCCACTCCCTCGTTGAGGAAGGTGCCGATGACCCGGCTGGTGAAGAATCCCCGGCTGTCATTGACGACGATCGGCGTCTTGTTGATCTGCCGCACCACGTCGAAGGCCTTTGCCAGCGTCCGGTCGCTGGTCTGCGCACCGCGGATGATCTCCACCAGGGGCATCTTGTCCACCGGTGAGAAGAAGTGCAGGCCGATGAAGTCGTCCCGGCGGCGCACGCCCTCGGCCAGCCCGGTGATCGGCAACGTGGAGGTGTTCGAAGCGATCACCGCGTCCTCGGCGAGTACCCCTTCGGCCTGGGCGTACACCTCGTGTTTGACCGCGGTGTCCTCGAAGACGGCCTCGATCACCAGGTCACACCCGGCGAGCTGGTCGACCCGGTCGGTTGCGGTGATGCGGGCGAGCACGGCGTCGCGCTCCGACTCGCCGGAGCGTCCCCTGGACACGGCCTTGTCGAGCAACTTCTGCGAATAGGACTTGCCCTTCTCGGCCGCTTCCACGGACACGTCCTTGAGCACGACCTGCATGCCCGCCTTGGCGCAGACGTAGGCGATCCCGGCGCCCATCATGCCGCCACCGAGCACGCCCACCTTGCTCGCACTCCATTCCGGCACGCCCTGCGGACGGCTGCCACCGGAATTCACGTGCTGCAGATCGAAGAAGAATGCCTTGCTCATGTTCTTCGACGTCTGTCCACAGAGCAGCTCCAGGAAATAGCGCCCCTCGATGGTCAGAGCGGTGTCGACGTCGACCTGGGCTCCTTCCACGGCCGCGGACATGATGTTGCGCGGCGCGGGCAGCGGGGCGCCCTTGAGCTGTTTGCGCAGGTTCGCGGGAAAGGCGGGCAGGTTGGCGGCGAACTTCGGATCCGACGGCGTGCCACCGGGGATCTTGTAGCCCTTGCGGTCCCACGGCTGGGTGGCCTCCGGATGGGACTTGATCCACTCCTTGGCTTTGCTCAGCAGCTGGTCGGAGTCGGTGACGAGTTCGTCGATGAGGCCGAGTTCGTGTGCCTTGCCGGGCCGCAACCGCTGGCCCTCCAGAAGTACCTGCATCAGCGCATCGGCGATCCCGAGCAGTCGGACCGAGCGGACCACACCACCGGCACCGGGCAGCAGGCCCAACGTGACCTCGGGAAAACCGAAGCGCACGCCGGAGGCGTCGACGGCGATGCGGTGGTGACAGCCGAGCGCGATCTCCAGGCCACCACCGAGTGCGGTCCCGTTCAGTGCTGCGACGACCGGGACACCCAGTGTCTCCAGCCTGCGAAGCTGCTGCTTGGCCGTGTCACTGGTCTCGGCGACCTCGTCCACGTTCTCCGGGCGCGCCCTGATGAGCTCGCGCAGGTCGCCGCCTGCGAAGAAAGTGCTCTTGGCGGAGGTGATGACCACACCGGTGATGTCGTCCTTCTCCGTCTCGAGTCGCCGGAGGGTTTCCTCCATCGAGCGCAGGTAGCGCTCGTTCATGGTGTTGGCTTGCTGCTGTGGATCGTCCAGAGTGAGCACGACGATGCCGTCGGCGTCGCGATCAGTCCAGCGGATGGTGCTCTGGTCGCTCATGAATGATGTGTCCTTACGAGGCAGTGTCTGGGGCGGGATGATGACTCGACAGCTTTGATGTGGCCGTTGCGCTTCGCTCTTGCGGGAAAGAGCAGCCTGCGCAAGAGATCACCTACGCAGGCGGCACTCAGGCCTCCACTCGTTCGATGATGGTGGCGATCCCCATTCCCCCACCGATGCAGAGAGTGGCCAGGCCGTAGCGCTGCCTGCGGCGTTCGAGTTCGTCGATGAGGGTGCCGAGGATCATCGCGCCGGTGGCGCCGAGCGGATGCCCCATGGCGATGGCGCCGCCGTTGACGTTGACCTTCTCGTGTGGCACGCCGAAGTCCTTCATGAACTTCAGCGGTACGGCAGCGAATGCTTCGTTGATCTCGACGAGGTCGATGTCGTCGATGGACATCGTCGCCTTGGCGAGGGCCTTGCGCACGGCCGGGCCGGGTCCGTTCAGCATGATCGTGGGGTCGGCACCGCTGAGTGCGGCGGAGACGATGCGGGCGCGCGGGCGCAGTCCGGTGCGTTCGCCGAGGTCGTCACCGCCGATCAAGGCCAGTGCGGCACCGTCGACGATGCCGGAGGAGTTGCCGGGCGTGTGCACGTGGTCGATGCGCTCGACCCAGTGGTACTTCTGCAGGGCCACGGCGTCGAAACCGCCCATGTCGCCGATTCCCGCGAAGGACGGCTGCAGCCCACCGAGGTCTTCCACCGTGGTGTTGGCGCGAATGTGCTCGTCGCGGTCGAGCACGGTGCGGCCGTTGCGGTCGGTCACCGGAACCACGGAGTGTGCGAAACGGCCGTCGGCCCATGCCTTGGCGGCCCGGGTCTGCGATTCGGCGGCGAAGCCGTCGACGGTATCACGGTCGAATCCTTCCAGGGTGGCGATCAGGTCGGCGCCGATGCCCTGTGGCACGAAGGAGGTGTCCAGGTTCGTCTCCGGGTCGAGCGCCCAGGCACCGCCGTCGGTACCCATCGGCACTCTCGACATGGATTCCACACCGCCGGCGAGAACCACGTCCTCCCAACCGGAGCGGACTTTCTGCGCGGCCGTGTTGACGGCCTCCAGACCGGAGGCGCAGAAGCGGTTGAGCTGCACACCACTGACGGTCTCGGGCAGGTCCGCCGCGAGAGCGGCGGCTTTGGCGATGTCGCCTCCCTGGTCGCCCACGGGCGTGACCACGCCCAGGACGACATCATCGATCGTTTCCGGATCCAGTTCCGGATGGCGCCGCTTGAGCTCGTGGATGAGATCGACGACCAGACCGATCGGTTTTGTCCCGTGCAGTGACCCGGTTTTCTTTCCGCGACCGCGTGGCGTGCGGATCGCGTCGTAGATGAACGCCTCGGACATGGGTGGCTGCCTCCTCCTTGCCGATACTCCACTCAGAGTGTGACACCAGGACTGTCACAGTCAATGGGAGAGAGTGCGCGGAGGGGACACTCCACGTTCTCGCGACGGGAGAGCCCCCTCCGCACACTCTTCCGGACGTGGCCCCGATATGCAGGTCGGCGCCGGTCCTCACCGCACGGCGTCCTCGCTGCTGTCGGGATACTCCTCGAGCTGCCTGCGCATCAGGAGAATGCCGCCGACCAGTGCGAGACCGATGAGCACCAGCATGATGGTGCCGATATTCGGGCCGAGCCCGTTGGTCAGGACGAACGCCAGCGCGCCCGCGAACAGGCAGTAATAGATCAACGGGAAGATCGTCTTGCGGATGAGGTCGCCTTCCCGGCCCAACAGGCCGACGGTCGCCGATGCGGCCACCACGTTGTGCACGGTGATCATATTGCCCGCGGCACCACCCACCGCCTGGGCTGCCACCACGCTCTCCGGTGCCACACCGATCTGCTCGGCGGTGGAGAACTGGAACAGGGAGAACATGAGATTGCTGATCGTGTTGCTGCCTGCGACGAACGCACCGAGCGCGCCGATCCAGGGCGCCAGGACGGGCCAGCTCCCACCCGCGATCGTGGCCGCACCGTCGGCCAGCGTCATCGGCATGCTCTCGTAGCCGGACACGTTGAACTCCGCTCCGGAGTTGATGAAGATCCGTACCAGGGGCAGCGCGAACAGCAGTGCCACCGCCGCGCCCGCGATCTGCCGACCGGCCACCCGCCACGATGCCGCGATCCGCCGTCCGCTCATCCGGTGCAGACCGTAGGTCGCGACGCTGGCCAAGAGCAGGACGAACCCCGGAATGTAGAACGGCTGCAGGCTCTCCGTCACCTCGGTACCGAAGATGTTCTCGAAATCCAGCGTCAGTCCACTGAGGAACTCCTTGACCGGCGGCACCGTTCGGGTGAACACCAGGAGTGCGGCGACCAGCAGGTACGGCGCCCAGGCGCGGGCCGGGTGCATCAATTTCCCGGGCACATCACCATCGGGTTCGACGTTGCCCGTCCATCGGGCCGGCCAGCCCTGCCGTTCCGGGAACTCCCAGGGCCGCGCAGGCAGGAACAGGCCGCGGCGAGCGGCGGTGACCACGATCGTCAGCCCGATCAGTCCACCCAGCAGTGCCGGGAATTCCGGTCCCAGCACGGCGGCGACCACGAGGTAGGGCACCGTCATCGCCAGCGCGGCGAACAGCGCGAACCGCCACACGCCCAACCCCTCGCCGAAACGCCGGTTCTCGCCGAAGAACCCGGTGAGCATGCAGGCCAGGAACAGCGGGATCAGCGTGCCGATGATCGCGTGCATCAGTGCGGCATCCAGGGCGATCCGGGCGATGTAGCCGGGCATGTCCACACCCAGGATCGAAGCCCGCTGCTCCACGGCAGCACTGCCGCTGAGACCGTCGGTGACTCCGACCAGGATCGGCGTTCCGACCGCGCCGAAGGTCACCGGCGTGCTCTGGATCGTCAGGCCGACCATCACCGCTGCCATGGCGGGGAACCCGAGCGCCAGCAGCAGCGGTGCCACCACCGCTGCCGGAGTGCCGAATCCGGATGCCCCTTCGATGAAGCTGCCGAACAACCAGCCGATGATGATGGCCTGGATGCGCCTGTCGGGGCTGATGTCGGTGAAGGTGGCCCGGATCGAGGACAGCGCACCGCTCTTGCCCAGCGTTTCGAGCAACAGCAGAGCACCGAACACGATGTAGAGCAGACCGATCGCGAGGACCAGTCCCTGCACACTCGACGCCGCGATCACCAGGGGCTCGACATCCCACACGAAAGCCGCTGCGATGACGACCACGACGAATCCGACCGGCATGGCATATTTGGCGGGCCACCGCAGCCCCACCAGAAGGATACCGATGACCACGATGGGCGACAGCGCCACCGCACTGAGGACCGCGAGATTATCCATGGCACTCACATCCGAAAAACCACGGATCCGGGGAATGCTGATACATGATCACTCCGTTGTGTGGAATCCGACTTCTTTATCGATCACAACGGGGCGAATGTAGCGTTTCACGACGTCCTACGACAGGTCTTTCCCGATACGATTTCGAAAGTACCGCTCCGCCGGTACGGCACCGGGCACCGCCGAATTCCGCGTTTTTTCGGGGAACGGCCCCGGACACCGTTCCCCGCCGTTCGTTCCCTGTTCACCGCCTCAGCAACGACTCCACGGGCAGTCCCCGAATCGATGCATCGAGCACTTGCACGGTATGGGCCATCGCCATGTCCTGCTCGCGCCGCTCCAGTGCCGTACGAATCTGCATCGAGCATCCCGGATTCGCGGTCACCAGCACATCGGCGTCGGTGGCGACCACGTTCTCGGCCTTTCGGTCACCGAGTTCCCGTGCGGCCTGCGGCTGCAGCAGGTTGTACACCCCGGCCGATCCGCAGCACAGTTCTCCGCGATTGATTTCGCGCAATTCCAGCTCGGGAATGGCGCGAAGCAATTCCCGGGGCTGGGTGCGGATTCCCTGCCCGTGGCTGAGATGGCACGCATCGTGGTAGGCGATGCGTGCGGGCAGCGGATGACGCTCGGCGACAGTACCGATCTCGCCCAGCAGTTCGGAGATGTCGCGTACCCGCGCGGAAAACCGCTCGGCACGCTCGGCACGGGCGGGATCGTCGGCCAGCAGGCGCGGATACTCCTTCAGCGTGGAACCACAGCCGGCCGAGTTGATGACCACGTAATCCACATCGGCGGCTTCCAGGCGATCCAGGAGATCACGGGCGAACGCCACGGCCTCGGTCGCGCGCCCGGAGTGTTCGCTCAGCGCCCCGCAGCAGCCCTGCGATCGCGGAATCACCACGTCGCATCCTTCGGAGGCCAGCACTCGTGCGGTCGCGGCGTTGACCTCCGGGAAGAAGGCGCCCTGCACACATCCGGTGATCATGCCGACCACGGCGCGCCGCCGGCCGAGTGCTCGCACCCGCTCGGGGAGTTTCGGGGCGCGCCGAACCGGTGGCGCGAGTGACTCCATCGTCTGCAGGTGCTTCGGCATCCGTGCCAACAGCCCGGATCGCCGTAGCAGTCCGGCCAGGCCGAGCCGCTGGTACAGCGCGAGGGGGCCGCGCAGGGCCTTGAGCCTGCGCGGGTACGGAAACAGCGAGAAGATCGTGCCGCGCAGCGCGCGCTCCCAAAAACCGCGGCGATGCCTGCGTTCGACCTGCGCGCGGGTCTCGGTGATCAGAGTGCCGTACTGCACCCCCGAGGGGCAGGCCGTCACGCACGCCATACAGCCCAGGCAGTTGTCGAAGTGGCTGACCATGCTCTCCGACAGCGGTTCCCCGTCCAACCCGGTCTCCATGAGATGAATACGCCCGCGCGGGGAGTCCATCTCCTGGCCCCACAGGTCGTAGGTGGGGCAAGCGGGCAAACAGAAACCACAGTGGACACAGTCGCTGATGAGCTCCCGCTGTGGCGGGTGGAAGGCGTCGAAGGCGCCCTCCGGGCGGGCGGATTGCTCACCGGCGGGATGTGCAGGGTACTCGGTCATCAGATTCCTCCCACGAACCGACCGGGAGACAGGAGACGCTCGGGATCGAACTGGTCTTTGGTGCGGCGCATGAGCGCCAGTGCCCCGTCGGCAACCGGGCCCCAGACGTCCACGGCAGCTCGTACCGCCGCGGAAGCGCACACCACCACGGCGTATCCGCCGTGCGCGGCGGTCACCGCGCGCAGACCGCGCACCAACTCGGCAACGGCTGCGGGCTCGGCATCCTCGGGTACGCGGGCATGGACGACACCGAGACCTGCCGAGCCACGGATCGCCGGCGACAGCCCGCACCGCTCGGCGACCTGCTGTGCCTCGCCGAGCAGCGAACCGATCGCCGCCGGCTCGACCCCCAGTCGCAATCCGGTACCGCACGAAGCGTCGAAGGGATCGTCGCCCCACCAGGTGGGTGCCGCCTCGAGGACATCGCCGGAGGAGCCGGTCGCCGTGCCGACGGCCTCGGCCAGCTCCCGTGCGCGCCGGTCCGTCGCCTCCGGACGGCCGTCGAGCTGCGCACAGACCGTGATCGGGGCACCCGGTTCGTCCCGGTTCACCTCGATGGCGGTGGGCATCGCCTGCGAACTCCGCAATGCGTGGACCGCCGCACCGGCGGCGCCTGCCTCCGGCACGGTCACCGACACCCAGCGGTACTCGGCGGCCAGCGGGTGCAGGCGGAAGATCGCCTCCGTGATCACGCCGAGGGTGCCGTAGGAGCCGGTGTAGAGCTTGCCGAGGTCGTATCCCGCGACGTTCTTGACGACCTTGCCCCCGGAAGCGGTCACCACACCGTCGGCACGCACCACGGTGATGCCGATGAGCAGATCCCGTACTCCGCCGAACAGGTGACGACCGGGGCCGGTCGCACCGGTGGCGATCACGCCGCCGACCGTGGAACCCGCCAACGGCTGGTCGATCGACAACTGCTGCCCGGCACCGCTGACCACCCGCTGCACCTCGGCGATCGGCGTACCCGCCCGTGCCCGAACCACGAGATCGCCGGCCGCGTGTTCGAGTACCTCGTCGGCACCGGAGAGGTCCAGCAGCAGCTCCACCGCGTCCGGGGCGTTGCCCCGGCCGATCCTGCTGCCGGCTCCCCGAGGAATCACCCGGAGCCCGTACTCGCTCGCCACCCGCATGGCCGCGGCGGTCTGCTCGGTGTCCGTAACCGAGGCGACCCAATGGGGCCGGACCCCGTTGACGGCATCCGCCTCTCCCGCGTCACGAATGCGCTCCGCCCCGAGCGCGGCCGACAGGTCGGCACGCGCCGCGTCTTCGGTCCTTGTCGCCATCAGAACTGATCCGCCAATCCGGCTTCGGTCAGTGGGTGCACTCCGCGACGCGGCCCCGGGACCTCCCCGCACAGCCGGGGTGTCGGGAAGACCTTGCCCGGATTGCAGAGGTTGACCGGGTCGAACGCGCACCGCACTCGCTGCATGGTGTCGAGGTCCTCGTCGGTGAACATGCGACCCATATAGCGCACCTTGTCCGAGCCGACGCCGTGCTCCCCGGTGATCGAACCATCGTGTTCGAGGCACAGGTCGAGGATCGCGCCGGAGACCTCCTCCGCGCGCTCGGCCGCACCGGGTTCAGCGCCGTCGAACAGCACCAGCGGATGCAGGTTGCCGTCTCCGGCGTGAAAGACGTTGGCGACCCGTACCCCGGACTTCGCCGAGAGATCGGCGATCCTGGTGAGGACCTCGGGCAGCGATGTCCGGGGGATCACCCCGTCCTGGACGATGTAGTCCGGGCTGATCCTGCCCACGGCGGCGAAGGCCGACTTGCGCCCCTTCCAGATCAGCGCCCGCTCCGCGTCGTCGGCAGCGACCCTGATCTCGAAGGCACCGTGTTCCTCGCAGTGCCGCTGAACTTCGGTGAAGGTGTGTTCCACCTCGGCGGCGGGGCCGTCCAGTTCGACGACCAGCACAGCCCCCGCACCCTCCGGGTATCCGCAGTGGACGGCCTGCTCGGCGGCCTCGATGGACAGTGCGTCCATCATCTCGATGGCTGCGGGCGTGACTCCACAGGCGATGATCGCCGATACCGCCGCGCCCGCCTCATCGGTGGAGGGAAAACCGGCCAGCAAGGTCCGCACCGACTCCGGATTCCGCAGCAGCCGCACGGTGATCCGGGTGGCCACACCGAGCGTTCCCTCACTGCCGATGAAGGCGCCGAGCAGGTCGTATCCCGGCACGTCCGGAGCGGAGCCGCCGAGTTCCACGAGCTCGCCGTCGGGCGTGACCACCTCCATCGCGAGGATGTGGTTGGCGGTGAAGCCGTACTTCAGGCAGTGCGCCCCGCCCGAGTTCTCGGCGACGTTGCCCCCTACCGAGCAGACCTGCTGACTGGAGGGATCCGGGGCGAAGTAGTAGCCGTGCGGGGAAGCCGCTCTCGTGACGTCGAGGTTGATCACGCCGGGTTCGACCACGGCTCGCTCGTTGGCGATGTCGATGTCGAGAATGCGGCGCATCCTGGAGGTGACCACGAGAACACCGTCGGCATGCGGCAGTGCGCCCCCGGACAGGCCGGTACCCGAACCACGAGCGACGAAGGGGATTCCGTGCTCGGAACACACCCGCACCACCGCCCGAACCTGCTCGGCGTCCTCGGGCAGCACCACAGCAGCGGGCACCACCTTGTAACTGGCCAGTCCGTCGCACTCGTAGGTGCGCAGTTGCTGCGGATCGGTGATGACCGCATCCGGCGCGAGAATCCCGCGGAAGCGTTGCAGCGCTCCGTGCAGGTCCGGATGTTCGGTCCCGCTCTCGGCGGCCTGTCCGCTACCGACTTGCCCGCTACCGGCTTGCCCGCAGGCAACTTGCCCGGTATCAGCCGACTGCATGGCCCGCCTCCCTCTCACCGCATCACCGGTTCTCGTTCCAGGGAAAGCCCTGTGACGGTGTAGCGCAGACCATATGTTGGATACGTCATAGATACAAGAGGTCGGCAAGCACTGATCGGCCCGCAGTCGAACCGGTCCCTTCCGGCTCGGTGGTATCCGCACCGGCCGAATCGACATGGAGGCACAGCCGGGTACCCGGCAACGGCCGAGAACGCAACATGCACATCGCCGTGCCCGGAGAGCACCCGACCACGGCAATCAACCCGTCGTGACCAGCAACGGAACGAACTGCTCCGCAGCGGTCAGGGAGCCGTGGTGGCCGCGCAACGCCGATTCGTTCGGTTCCAGGGCCGAACGGGTCACCCCGCCCTCGCGCATCACCGCGAGCACGTCCCCGATACGGGGGCGCACGTCCTCGTCGATGACGGGACCGAACCAGCCCTCGTCGATCGCCTGCTCCCCGGTCAGCACCAGACCGCGCTCGCCGATGGTGCCCCGCCACGCGGCGTGCACATCATCGACCGCGCCCGGTTCGACATACACCTGACGAGCGCGCACCTCGCCACCGATCAGTCGCACACCGTCCCGCAGTTCCGGCTCGGTGTCGACATCGACCGTCTCCTGTGGGTCCATGGTCACCATGCCGTGGTCGGCGACGACGGTGAGCACGCTGTCGCCCGGGAGACGCTCGGCCAGTGCGGACACGAATCGGTCCACCTGTTCGAGCTGCATCCGCCACGGCAGCGATCCGGGCCCGTGCAGGTGACCGAGCAGGTCGAGGTGCCCGTGATAGCCGTAGCACAGCGTCGGGCCGGGCGCGTGGACCGCATCGAGCAACTCCGCTGCGAGATCACCGAAGGCATGGATGCCCCGAAACTCGGCACCCCGCATCGCCGCCCTGGTCAGCCCGGTGTCCTTGAAATCGCGCGGCACCGCGATGCGGACGTCCACGCCGGCTGCCTCGGCCTGCTGGAACGCCGTCGGATGCGGCTGCACCCGCTCCGGAGGCCACACGTCGAGCAGGCTGCTACGGCGTCCCGCCGTGTCCTCCGCCGTGCCGTGCGTCGACCAGGACAGCGGATGCAGCAGGCCACCCGAGGGTTCCGCGAACGTGTAGCCGACCACCCCGTGCCTACCCGCGCACCGGCCGGTGCCCAACGAGGTCAAACTGGTGACCGTCGTCGTCGGGAACCCCGCCTTACCGGGTGCTCCGGTGGCCAACGAGGTCAGGAACGGCGCATGGTCGGCGTACTCGTGCAGCAACGTCCAACCGAGCCCGTCGACGAGCAGCACCACCGCCCTACGGCATCCGGGCATGCCGATGGTGTCGGTGAAGCCTGCGGTGCCGAGCGCGGCCAGCGCGGAGGGCAGGACGTCGGCGAGCTCACGTCCGGCACCATCCGGAGCGACGATCCAGTCCACCACGCATCCCTCCGCCCCCGGAGACAGCGGACCGGCTCCTCGGAGCAGGAGCTCACGTCCAGCTTCTCAACACGGTCGATCGCTGCCAACCGCCCGTGCGGAAGGATCGGACACGATCCTAGAAGCCCATCGACTTGCCCACGATCTCCTTCATGATCTCGGTCGTACCACCGTAGATCGTCTGCACCCGGGAGTCCAGGAACGCCTTGGCCACCGGATACTCCGCCATATAGCCGTAGCCGCCGTGCAGCTGCAGACAGCGATCCACCACTCGCTTGTTCATCTCCGACAGCCACCACTTGGCCATCGCAGCGTGCTCGACGCCGAGTTCGCCCCGCTGGTGCTCGGTCACGCAGCGATCGACGAACACCCGGCCGATCTGCACCTCGGTGGCCATTTCGGCCAGCTCGAACCGGTTGTGCTGGAACTTGCCGATCGGGCGGCCGAAGGCGGTGCGGTTACGGCAGTATTCCTTGGTCGCTTCCAGGGTCCGCTCCGCGGCGGCGGCCGAAGCCACGGCGATGGACAGGCGCTCCTGTGGCAGGTTCTGCATCAGGTAGATGAAGCCCTGGCCCTCCTCACCGAGCAGGTTCGCCGCGGGGACACGCACGTCGTTGAAGAACAACTCAGCGGTGTCCTGGGACTTCTGGCCGATCTTGTCCAGGTTGCGGCCGCGCTCGAAGCCGGGCATGTCACGTTCGACCACCAGCAGGCTGAATCCCTCGTGGCCCGCCTCGGGATCGGTGCACGCGACGACGATCACCAGGTCGGCGTTGATGCCGTTGCTGATGAACGTCTTCTGGCCGTTGAGGACGTAGTCGTCGCCGTCCCGTACGGCCGTGGTGCGAATGCCCTGCAGATCACTGCCCGTACCGGGCTCGGTCATGGCGATCGCGGTGATCGTCTCTCCGGAGCAGAATCCGGGTAACCAGCGCTGCTTTTGCTCCTCGGTGGCCAGACGTGTCAGGTAGGGCGCGTTGATGTCGTTGTGCACGGGAACACCGAAACCCGAGACTCCGGCGTTGATCAGCTCCTCGTCGAAGACGACGTTGAACCGGAAGTCGTCGACGCCGCCCCCGCCGTAGCGCTCGTCGACACTCGTGCCCAGTAGTCCCTGCGCACCGGCGGCGAGCCAGGCGTCGCGGCTGACGATGCCCGCGGCCTCCCACTCCTCCTGATGCGGCACCAATTCCTTGTCGATGAAGGTTCGCGCCGTCTCGCGAAAAGCCCGGTGCTCATCGTCGAACAGTTCCCTGCGCATGGCTCACGCATCCTTTCGGTTCGGCCGAACGGCTCCGGACTCGAGCAGTCCCTCGGCTCCGGCGACCCGCCACTCGCGCAACACGGAGTCGCCGTCGGCGCCGGAACGGGGGACCGGACCCGGTGCCGGATTCGGCGTGTGGGAAAACCGGGGCGCCGCCGCCGGTTGAAGCGTCCCGTTGTACTCCCCGAGTGATCCGCGCGCGTGCACGTGCGGATGCTCGGCGGCCTCGGTCATCGACAGCACCGGGGTCACGCACGCATCGGAGTCGGCGAAGATCTCGGTCCACTCCTGCCGGGTCCGTGCGGCGAAGGCCTCGGTGAACCGGTTGCGCAGTTCGGGCCAGTTCGCGGGATCGTCGCGGTCGGGGAGCGCCCCGGTCAGCCCCAGGCGTTCGAGCAACTCCTCGTAGAACTGCGGTTCCAACGCGCCGACGGCCATGTGCTCGCCGTCGGCGGTGGCGTAGACGTCGTAGAACGGGGCACCGGTATCGAGCAGGTTCGTACCGCGCTCGGTACGCCACCCACCGGTCGAGAGCATGCCGAACAGCATCGTCCCCAGATGCGCCGATCCGTCCACGATGGAGGCATCGACCACCTGGCCACGGCCGCTGCCGCGTGATTCCAGCACAGCCGCCAGGATCCCGACCGCGAGATACATCGCCCCGCCACCGAAGTCGCCGAGGAGGTTGACCGGAACCTGGGG
This Haloactinomyces albus DNA region includes the following protein-coding sequences:
- a CDS encoding 3-hydroxyacyl-CoA dehydrogenase NAD-binding domain-containing protein produces the protein MSDQSTIRWTDRDADGIVVLTLDDPQQQANTMNERYLRSMEETLRRLETEKDDITGVVITSAKSTFFAGGDLRELIRARPENVDEVAETSDTAKQQLRRLETLGVPVVAALNGTALGGGLEIALGCHHRIAVDASGVRFGFPEVTLGLLPGAGGVVRSVRLLGIADALMQVLLEGQRLRPGKAHELGLIDELVTDSDQLLSKAKEWIKSHPEATQPWDRKGYKIPGGTPSDPKFAANLPAFPANLRKQLKGAPLPAPRNIMSAAVEGAQVDVDTALTIEGRYFLELLCGQTSKNMSKAFFFDLQHVNSGGSRPQGVPEWSASKVGVLGGGMMGAGIAYVCAKAGMQVVLKDVSVEAAEKGKSYSQKLLDKAVSRGRSGESERDAVLARITATDRVDQLAGCDLVIEAVFEDTAVKHEVYAQAEGVLAEDAVIASNTSTLPITGLAEGVRRRDDFIGLHFFSPVDKMPLVEIIRGAQTSDRTLAKAFDVVRQINKTPIVVNDSRGFFTSRVIGTFLNEGVAMLTEGVAPASIEQASSQAGFPAPVLQLYDELTLTLPRKIREETRQAVEAAGGKWTPHPADPVLDRMVDEFDRKGRSSGAGFYDYADGERTGLWPGLQEHFGAGSRDPGEVDLTDLQERMLFIEALETVRCFDEGVVESVPDVNIGSIFGIGFPAWSGGVVQYMNGYPGGLAGFVERARELAARYGDRFEPPESLVAKARAGEAFDTGEPDAEVVTAVAA
- a CDS encoding acetyl-CoA C-acetyltransferase, whose amino-acid sequence is MSEAFIYDAIRTPRGRGKKTGSLHGTKPIGLVVDLIHELKRRHPELDPETIDDVVLGVVTPVGDQGGDIAKAAALAADLPETVSGVQLNRFCASGLEAVNTAAQKVRSGWEDVVLAGGVESMSRVPMGTDGGAWALDPETNLDTSFVPQGIGADLIATLEGFDRDTVDGFAAESQTRAAKAWADGRFAHSVVPVTDRNGRTVLDRDEHIRANTTVEDLGGLQPSFAGIGDMGGFDAVALQKYHWVERIDHVHTPGNSSGIVDGAALALIGGDDLGERTGLRPRARIVSAALSGADPTIMLNGPGPAVRKALAKATMSIDDIDLVEINEAFAAVPLKFMKDFGVPHEKVNVNGGAIAMGHPLGATGAMILGTLIDELERRRQRYGLATLCIGGGMGIATIIERVEA
- a CDS encoding L-lactate permease, giving the protein MDNLAVLSAVALSPIVVIGILLVGLRWPAKYAMPVGFVVVVIAAAFVWDVEPLVIAASSVQGLVLAIGLLYIVFGALLLLETLGKSGALSSIRATFTDISPDRRIQAIIIGWLFGSFIEGASGFGTPAAVVAPLLLALGFPAMAAVMVGLTIQSTPVTFGAVGTPILVGVTDGLSGSAAVEQRASILGVDMPGYIARIALDAALMHAIIGTLIPLFLACMLTGFFGENRRFGEGLGVWRFALFAALAMTVPYLVVAAVLGPEFPALLGGLIGLTIVVTAARRGLFLPARPWEFPERQGWPARWTGNVEPDGDVPGKLMHPARAWAPYLLVAALLVFTRTVPPVKEFLSGLTLDFENIFGTEVTESLQPFYIPGFVLLLASVATYGLHRMSGRRIAASWRVAGRQIAGAAVALLFALPLVRIFINSGAEFNVSGYESMPMTLADGAATIAGGSWPVLAPWIGALGAFVAGSNTISNLMFSLFQFSTAEQIGVAPESVVAAQAVGGAAGNMITVHNVVAASATVGLLGREGDLIRKTIFPLIYYCLFAGALAFVLTNGLGPNIGTIMLVLIGLALVGGILLMRRQLEEYPDSSEDAVR
- a CDS encoding (Fe-S)-binding protein, with product MTEYPAHPAGEQSARPEGAFDAFHPPQRELISDCVHCGFCLPACPTYDLWGQEMDSPRGRIHLMETGLDGEPLSESMVSHFDNCLGCMACVTACPSGVQYGTLITETRAQVERRHRRGFWERALRGTIFSLFPYPRRLKALRGPLALYQRLGLAGLLRRSGLLARMPKHLQTMESLAPPVRRAPKLPERVRALGRRRAVVGMITGCVQGAFFPEVNAATARVLASEGCDVVIPRSQGCCGALSEHSGRATEAVAFARDLLDRLEAADVDYVVINSAGCGSTLKEYPRLLADDPARAERAERFSARVRDISELLGEIGTVAERHPLPARIAYHDACHLSHGQGIRTQPRELLRAIPELELREINRGELCCGSAGVYNLLQPQAARELGDRKAENVVATDADVLVTANPGCSMQIRTALERREQDMAMAHTVQVLDASIRGLPVESLLRR